Part of the Bacteroidota bacterium genome, GCGCCGGAGGGGTTTAGTTCGTACCGGAATTGCGGGCGAAGACCGTAGCTGACATTCCGGTAGTAGTTATCCGCGGGGAAGAGCGAGAGGAATTCCGCGTAATGTTCGTAGGCGCTCTGGAAATCCCCCGAGACCAGAAGCTGGATCCGGTCGCCGAGGCCCGCGGAGACGGAGCCGATCGCCTGCAATTGATCGTCCGCCTGACGCGCCGACCCCTGCGATCCCGCGGGGACAAAAGGTCCGGGCGTTCCGCGATCGAGAGACGCGTAGCTCAGGAGGAATTTCGTCCGCGGGCCTGCATGCGGGTACCAATCGGATTTCAGGAAAAGATCGTATCCGCGGTGGTCGGAATTGGTCCGAACCTCCTCTTTCTGGATCGGCCCCTGACGGAGAAGAAACGGGAAGTTGCCCGAGCCCGTTTCAGTCGCCCCGCCGGCGGTCAGGCTCCACTCGTCGCCGGGTAAGATCGATGAGCGGAATGAGAACCTGCTCGTGCCGAATGAGCCCGCCGAACCCTCGAGTGAACTGCTTGAACCGTGAAACGACCGGTCGGTGAGAATGTTGATGACGCCCCCCAACGCATTCGCGCCGTAAAGGGCGGAGCCCCCGCCGCGGGCGAGCTCGATGCGCTCGATCTCGTCCGTGGGAATCATACGAAGGTCGGCCAGTCCGAGCTGGAGGTTATTCACCGGCACGCCGTCGATCAGGACGAGCGTCTGCTCACCCGCCATTCCCCTGAAGGATGCGGTTTGAAGAGCTCCTCCCACGCCGTATTCCCTGAGAAAGACGCCGGGCGTGTTCCGGATCAGCGCCCCCAGGCTTGTGCCGTTCGCCTGTTCTATCGATTCGCGCGAAAGGAGCGAGATCCTCGAGGGAGAGCGGGAGCTCGAGAGCGGGCTCCGCGTCGCGGTTACCACCACTTCCGCCATCGGATAGGTCCGGGCCGTATCCTGCCCATCGCGCGCTTCGGCCCCGGCCGGCGCCCCGCACATGAGCAGCATGCAGAGGATTCCCGGACCGATGATTTTACTGCAGACGTTCATATATAAAAAAACCCCAACCGGCGGAAAGAAGTGTTGGGGTACAAGAACGTTGCACCAACCCACCTTCCCGCGAAGGTATTCTGGGTGATCATGCCGGTCGGTCTCCTGGCTTTTCCCGACCCCGGGCGGTCTTCCCATCCGGATCCGATCTGAACCGGAACCGAACAGTGACTTACGAGCCCGAAGCTCAATTCCGCCGGAATGACCGGACGGAATCGGGATTACAGTTGCGGGGCAGCTTCCGAATTCTCCATGGTCCCACGCTGAGCGCGGACCGGGAGGCACGGAATTCCCTTCACCGGCACGAAGTATGGAAAAGAACTTGATTCAACGGCAATATACGACGCCCGGAATAAGAAGTCAAGTGCGAATCGACTTCCTCAATAACCGAGCGCAACTCCGCCTTCCCTTGAATCCGGGACCCCATAGATCCACCCGCCGGCGGCATCCAGCCAGAGCGCTTCGAGTTCACCGAGGGGGGAATCTGTTTCCCTCAGATGGTACCCCCTCTCCTCCAGCTTTTGCACCACA contains:
- a CDS encoding TonB-dependent receptor is translated as MNVCSKIIGPGILCMLLMCGAPAGAEARDGQDTARTYPMAEVVVTATRSPLSSSRSPSRISLLSRESIEQANGTSLGALIRNTPGVFLREYGVGGALQTASFRGMAGEQTLVLIDGVPVNNLQLGLADLRMIPTDEIERIELARGGGSALYGANALGGVINILTDRSFHGSSSSLEGSAGSFGTSRFSFRSSILPGDEWSLTAGGATETGSGNFPFLLRQGPIQKEEVRTNSDHRGYDLFLKSDWYPHAGPRTKFLLSYASLDRGTPGPFVPAGSQGSARQADDQLQAIGSVSAGLGDRIQLLVSGDFQSAYEHYAEFLSLFPADNYYRNVSYGLRPQFRYELNPSGALLLELELGRAVADGNALAEEKSQAHSAMLLSSEYRTDSAGHGPALSVFPSLRFDHSSGVEGSWSPRLGLNVRTSASSGAGASLTLHSTAGRDFRPPTFNELYYAGAGGRGNPALLPERSLSFDAGLTLDAPLAGDQELDATYYSITTENRIFWLPAGSQFVWSPVNIGRTQSTGFEFDYRWVLPGRSVELTGNYSWLNARKKFSSGPGDPTYDKQLIYVPLETGGLGALVRIPVRGAAVRGLTLRLAGEYVGDRYTVEDNSIALPGYFLLSGNAGVELELRSDLLLRVKYELNNAGNVSYQALPAYPMPLRNHNISISLTRTE